Proteins encoded in a region of the Globicephala melas chromosome 1, mGloMel1.2, whole genome shotgun sequence genome:
- the TTC24 gene encoding tetratricopeptide repeat protein 24, protein MSSLNTEDTLQEPSPSPSSSKKKKKKRKWPLQEARIQALTRAGHRALLAGQNHEALTSFQRAFLLASKSPQTRDTPVLRACAFNLGAAYVETGDPARGLELLLRAQPQETAQGGCHGDQCFNVALAYHALGDLPQALAWYHKALGHYQPLGDQGQAQAKMGACYQALGQPELAAHCLQEASRAYAQAGQPRAAALTLGAAAGCMLKSGQHGVGDVLQVLEESRRLAERSTERGLLGQLYNDLGVGYSQLQLFPLAAEAFQQALPLCRGPGEEATVLRNLGMAHNALGNYQEAREFHQKAADTHGSVGQRWEQGRSFGSLAFALSQLGDHKAARDNYLHALQAARDTGDVKGQWQACEGLGAAAARLGQHDQALKYYKEALARCQKEPDSVRERLVAKLTDAIRTHLARGGLLPTHTLTSAPGGPQAPGGACPMVGTPARVGKGTAGVRHRSSDRWEDELEEGHEGKEEESANVLTTSWTPRLERPRPRANLSFGGQGPLRMENPGLLVTNGPHGKSNRSNPHPALEAQGVPCLLHSLSAALSERESPAELGDRRLKPTPSCPGACEQRSSKQPREPPSRNPQRRSTESGFCMIM, encoded by the exons ATGTCTTCCCTCAACACTGAGGATACCCTGCAAGAGCCCTCGCCCTCGCCTTCAAgctccaagaagaaaaagaagaaaagaaagtggcCACTGCAAGAGGCCAGAATCCAAGCCCTCACCAGGGCTGGCCACAGGGCCCTACTGGCTGGTCAGAATCATGAGGCCTTGACCAGCTTCCAGAGGGCCTTCCTCCTGGCTTCCAAGTCACCACAAACCAGGGACACCCCTGTTCTCCGGGCCTGTGCCTTCAACCTGGGGGCTGCCTACGTGGAGACTGGGGACCCAGCCAGAGGGCTTGAGCTGCTCCTACGAGCTCAACCTCAAGAGACAGCCCAGGGCGGGTGTCATGGCGACCAGTGTTTCAACGTGGCTTTGGCTTACCACGCCCTGGGCGACCTGCCTCAGGCTTTGGCCTGGTATCACAAGGCCCTGGGCCACTACCAGCCACTAGGTGACCAGGGGCAAGCCCAGGCAAAAATGGGAGCCTGCTACCAGGCTCTGGGACAGCCTGAGCTAGCAGCCCACTGCCTGCAGGAAGCGAGCCGGGCCTACGCCCAAGCAGGGCAACCCAGGGCTGCAGCCCTGACACTGGGGGCTGCAGCGGGCTGTATGCTGAAGAGCGGGCAGCATGGGGTGGGTGATGTGCTGCAGGTGCTGGAGGAGAGCCGGAGGCTTGCTGAGAGGAGCACTGAGCGAGGACTGCTGG GGCAACTCTATAACGACCTAGGCGTGGGCTATTCCCAGCTCCAGCTGTTCCCGCTAGCAGCAGAGGCCTTCCAGCAAGCCCTGCCCCTGTGCCGGGGGCCAGGAGAGGAGGCCACGGTGCTAAGAAACCTTGGGATGGCCCACAATGCCCTCGGCAACTATCAGGAAGCCCGGGAGTTTCACCAGAAGGCTGCCGACACACACG GCTCTGTGGGGCAGCGGTGGGAGCAGGGCCGGAGCTTTGGAAGCCTGGCATTTGCACTGAGCCAGCTGGGAGACCACAAGGCTGCCAGAGACAACTATCTACATGCTCTGCAGGCTGCCCGGGacacgg GGGACGTGAAGGGGCAATGGCAGGCCTGTGAGGGTCTGGGGGCTGCTGCAGCCAGACTGGGGCAGCATGACCAGGCTTTGAAGTACTATAAGGAAGCGCTGGCCCGGTGTCAG AAGGAGCCAGATTCTGTGCGAGAGCGGCTGGTGGCCAAGCTGACAGACGCCATAAGGACCCACTTGGCCCGGGGTGGGCTGCTCCCAACCCACACCCTG ACCTCAGCTCCAGGGGGGCCCCAGGCTCCAGGTGGGGCCTGCCCCATGGTGGGGACCCCAGCCAGGGTGGGAAAAGGCACAGCAGGAGTGCGTCACAG ATCTTCCGATAGGTGGGAAGATGAGTTAGAGGAGGGCCAcgaggggaaagaggaagagtcGGCGAATGTTCTCACGACGTCTTGGACACCAAGACTGGAGC GTCCAAGACCCAGGGCCAATCTCTCATTTGGAGGCCAAGGCCCCCTCAGAATGGAGAATCCTGGCCTTCTGGTCACCAACGGCCCCCACGGCAAGAG CAATCGGAGCAACCCTCACCCGGCTCTGGAGGCCCAGGGTGTCCCCTGCCTCCTGCACAGCCTGAGTGCAGCCCTCAGCGAAAGGGAGAGTCCTGCTGAACTGGGGGACAGGCGGCTTAAGCCTACTCCCtcctgccctggagcctgcgagcAGAG GTCATCCAAACAGCCCAGGGAACCCCCCAGCAGGAACCCTCAGAGGAGATCCACTGAGTCTGGCTTCTGCATGATCATGTGA